CTCCACACTATTCCCACTTGATCTGGACACTCGTACTCATCCGCAAGTTCGTTATCTATGTTATGCCCGTTATGTACTGGCATTTTCTGCTGCTTCGCCATTGCAACCGATCTGTTTTACCATGACAATACTTCTGCAGGTTTGTTTTCTGTGGAGAGATACCAATGTATCTGCTCTTGATCCTTGCATGCATGACACCCGTGGCGGATGAAGTCGTCAACCTTGGGCAGGGTCAAACCTGGTATGAACAGGAAAAATCACCTGTCCAGTCGATGGAAGGTGTGTTGGATTACCTGCCTGGTACAGGGCGAATTGGTGTCCCCTTTGACTACAAGCCCTTTCAATTCATCCGTAAGGATACAACCGGGCAGGTACAGCATATCCCTATTCATGCTCCTGGCTTGGAATCTTTACTCGCTTTGAACGTAGGCCAGCGAGTTCAGATCGATGCCAAGCTTGTAGTCAAGGGCGAAGGTGAAGCGAAGCGGGAAGAACTTTGGCCAGGCAAGATAAAACTGCTCGGCATGGCGCCGCGTAATGTCTTTACTGAACTGAAACCTCTGGCACGCACCAATCGTTTCAGCCCCAATTCTGCACCTATTGGCCCGGATGCTTCCCGACTGGTCATTCGCAATGGCAAAGATGCCGCAAAGGCCATTGGCTATGTGCGTGATGAACAGTTTGGAGAACAACAGGGAACAGAACATCTGGCAAGATTCTTTGGCGTCAAAACCATTGACTGGAAAAATCAGATGGTGATTTATGTGGGAAACGCTAACCAGGCCCGCATTGTGTTGCGGAAAATCGAAATCACCAAGCTGGATGTGGATGAAAAAGGTTTGACCGTTCATTATCGGGTGGAAGAGGGCAGACCACCACTTGCGAACTCAGCCTATGTTACCGATACCATCCTGATCCCCAAGGTGGAGGGAGAAGTTACTTTTAAGGTGGAGAAGAAGCCTGCCAGTACAGATAATCAGAAAGTAGTGCCTCAACCTGAAAAAATCCGGCCTACTATCCCCGGTGCCCCACTTAAATAACCTAGACTTGGTGGTGTTTGCCTGTTGCTGGAAAGGATCAGCCGCCGAATGCTTTCCAAGCTGAAGACGTTTGCCCTGGTGGGCATCGATGCCATTCCCGTGGAAGTAGAAGTCGATGTAGCCGCCGGGCTACCCAAAACCATTCTTGTTGGCTTGCCCGAAGCGGCGGTGAAGGAAAGCACTCACCGTATTGAACGGGCGTTGGCCAATCTCGGCTTCCAGCGTCCCACCGGTCGGTGTGTCATCAATCTCGCTCCGGCTGACTTAAAGAAAGATGCCAGCTCATTCGATCTGCCCATTGCATTGGGCATGATGATCGGCATGGGGCAACTGGTTGCGGATGATCTACACGACCTGGCAATCGTCGGCGAACTAGCACTGGATGGCACGATGCGTCCCATCAAAGGCGCGCTAGCTATGGCTCTCGCCTGCAGGCAACAAGGCCTGAAGCGCTTGCTGGTGCCTGCCATGAATGCACGTGAAGCCTCGGTGGTAGAGGACATTGAAGTCTACGGCGTGAGTGGTTTGAATGAAGCGTTCAGCTTTCTCTCCGGTCAACTGGAAATAGAGCCAATGCCTTCGGGCATTGGCGATTTAACCAACTATTTCAACAAGTACGATGTCGATTTTGCTGATGTGCGTGGCCAGGATTATGCCAAGCGGGCACTGGTGATTGCAGCAGCGGGTGGTCACAACGTACTGCTCTCCGGTCCGCCAGGCAGTGGCAAAACGATGCTGGCCCGGCGATTGTCCACAATTCTGCCGCCGCTCACGCCTGCGGAGAGCCTGGAAACCACACGCATCTATTCCGCGATGGGTTTGTTGACACCCGGCAAAGCGTTACTGACGGAGCGGCCTTACCGTTCGCCGCATCATACGGTGAGCAATGCCGGGTTGGTGGGTGGTGGTTCAACGCCCACGCCAGGTGAGATCAGCCTGGCACATCATGGCGTCTTGTTTCTGGATGAGTTGCCTGAATTCAATCGCACTACCCTAGAAGTATTGCGTCAACCGCTGGAAGAAGGCCGCGTGACCATCTCGCGAGCATTGCGTGCATCCACCTTTCCTGCACATTTCATTCTGGTAGCCGCAATGAATCCTTGCCCGTGTGGCTACCTGGGTGATACACGCAAGCAATGTAAATGCGCACCACCCATGATTGAACGCTATGTTGGCAAAATCAGTGGGCCATTGCTGGATCGTATTGATCTACATGTGGAGGTACCCGCTGTCCCTTTTGCTGATCTCAATGCACCGGTGACGAAAGATTCCATCGGCAGCGCACAACTGCGTGAACAGGTGCAGCGGGCAAGGGCAGTGCAATCGCAACGCTTCGGCAAAGATACTCTGCGTTTGAATGGCCGTATGAGTAGTAGGCTGATTAGACAACACTGTGTTCTGGATGCCGGCTGTCAGGATATCTTGCGAACCGCTGTGGAAAGTCTGGGTTTATCGGCCCGCGCTCATGACCGCGTTCTCCGTGTTGCCCGTACCATTGCCGATCTGGATGGGCAATTCTCGATTGCTCCGCAACATGTTACCGAAGCGCTCAACTATCGCATACTGGATAGGAAGCTTTGGCTACAAGGATAGCATGTGCTTTCCATTTCATCTGGCTGTAGTTTGACAAAGAGGTTGGTATGAAGACCATAGTGCGACTCGGAATTCTGGTTGTTTCCCTGATCGCTTGCATCGTCGTTGCGAGTGCCTCACAGGAAAAGGCTATCTCGGAAATGAAGTTCGATGAGGTCAGGGAACTCGCTCCTGGCGTCTTCTTCCGTTACTCCTCGATCAGCGCCACCGATCCCAAGGTGCCTTTCGGTGGCAGCAACCATGCATGGGTGGTCTTTAAGGATTATGTCGTGGTTATTGATGCCAACTTTCCCAAGGAAGCGTCTGACGTGATTGCCGCTATCAAGAAGACGACCAGCAAGCCCATCCGCTACGTGCTCGATACTCACCATCATGGCGACCATGCCTATGGCAACGCGGTCTGGGCCAAGGAAGGGGCGAAGATTGTGGGCCACGTCAACTGTTCCCGCCTTCTGCAGACCAGTGGCCCGAAGCAGTGGGACGATGCAGCCAAGTCGCGGCCTGATGTGGCGGAGAGTTCGCTCAAGCAGGTGGACATCAGCTTCGATGACACGTATGTACTGGAAGACGAGACCCAGCGAGTAGAGTTCCACTACCTCGGCCACGCCCACACTCCCGGCGATGCGGTGGCCTGGCTGCCCAAACACAAGATACTGTGCACCGGCGACGCCTGCGTGAACGGAGCGTTCAACTACACCGGCCACGCCCACACCGCTTCCTGGATCAAGGTGCTGGAGAAGATGCAAGCCTTCGACCCCAAGCTGGTCGTCCCCGGCCACGGTGCTGTCACGGGCAAGGACGTGCTCGACAAACAGAAACGCTACTTTGTTGACCTTCGGCAACATGTTCGTACCGGCATCGACAAGCTGAAGATGATCGACGAGATCACGAGTTCCGTTGAGATGGGTTGGTACAAGGACTGGACCGGCAAAGCAGCCAAGGAGAACAAAGAGAACATCAGCCACGTGTATGAAGAGATGAAAGGGAAGATCGACCACTCGAAGTTGGGGTATGATCGCAACCCAGCATTCACGCCAACGGCGGGAGATGGTGGGGTGAGGGTGACACGGCGGTGATGAAAATATTATCCATCACCCAGGGTAGCCGTGCGTACACGGCAACCCTGGGCTGTTTTGCGTATGCCCTTCGGGCAAAGTCGTTGCTCGGTTAAACAATACTAAAAGACTGCATACTGACGTCTTTTTAGTCTCTCGAAACAACTTCCCAGTGGTAGGAACTGCACAAACTTCGAGGCAGAAGTTGAAGATCATGATTGTCTGGCCACACTACGCCTTGTTTGCGTAGTTCTCGAATCATGTCACCAATGGTAAAGAGATGATCGAGCACTTGGTCAGGAAGTATTACGTGAAGCTTGTCTTCCATTTCTGTCAGCCAATCTGCCCAATCAAGTGAATCGGTGCTGAGCTGACGGAAACTAGTTGACGGAGTGATGGCGTTGATCGCCTTCTCATCATGTTGGTAGTAAGCACGAACCCAGCGAAGTAATCCCGCACAATGATGGCAAATAGTGTCCTTCAAGACACCATCAACCTCACGGATAGTGCAAGTGGATTTCATACAGTGCCCACTATTCAATCGAGGCTTCCGGACACGATGGAATCGTGTCCCACACCATTACACCAAGCCATACTCGCCCAGCGTCTTCTTGATCTTGGCTTCGCCGGCGGCGTCCAGTGGCGTCATCGGTAGACGGAACTCACCACGGTCGCGGCCGAGTAACTTCATCGCGGTTTTCACGGGGATGGGGTTGGTTGCGATGCCCAGGAGGTCGCGGCAGAGGGGGAAGAGTTTGCGGTGCCATTGCAGGGCGGTGGCGTGGTCGCCCTTCAGGTACGCACGCACCATGGCTTGCATATCTCTTGGCACGATGTTGCCTACCACCGAAACCACGCCTCGGCCGCCGATGCTCATCAGCGGAAGTGTCAGGCTGTCGTCGCCACTGAGGACGGTGAGGTTCGAACCTACAGCAATCTGTGAAGCTTGATCGAGTGATCCCGTCGCTTCCTTCACGGCAACGATGCTCTTGAGTTCGCCCAGTTTGCAGATGGTTTCAGGCAAGATGTTCGACGCAGTGCGGCCGGGGATATTGTAGAGCACCACGGGCAGATCGCTGGCTTCGGTGACAGCTTTGAAGTGCTGGTAGTAGCCTTCCTGGGTGGGCTTGTTGTAATACGGGCCGACCATGAGGGCGCCATCAGCGCCTTCCTTCTGAGCGAACTTAGTCAGGCGGATGGCTTCGCGGGTGCTGTTCGAGCCTGTGCCTGCCATCACCTTGATGCGTTTGTTGGAGTGCTCGATGACGGTGGTGATCACCTTCTCGTGCTCATCGTGGCTGAGAGTGGGGGCTTCGCCGGTGGTGCCGACGGGGACGATGCAGTCGGTGCCTTGCTCGATGTGCCAATCGACGAGTTTTTTGAGAGCAGGGTAATCCACTTCGCCATTCAGGAAGGGCGTGATCACCGCTACGCTCACGCCTGCAAACATCTCACCTTTAGTCGCCATGATCGTTCATCGTCGAGGGAAACGGAAGCTGAAGTCATTGTCGCTTCAGCATAGTGCATGGTATTCCGTGCCCATCTTGATACAAGAGAAGATACTGTCTTCTTCCAGCTGATGAGTATGGTGTTGCCATGAATGCTTTTTTGCTCCATGACACGAACAGTATCCCTTCGCCTTCGCTCCTCTTCGGCTGGGCAGGGATTCAGTCGAACCTGCAGCGAATGATCGCTATTGCCGGGTCGCCTGCTCGGCTGCGGCCTCACATGAAGACGCACAAGACAAAGGAGATCACTCAGCTCTATCTGCAGGCGGGGATTGCCAAGCATAAGTGTGCGACGCTGCGGGAAGCGGAAGTGCTGGCTGAGTGTGGTGCTGCTGATGTGCTGATTGCGTACCCGATGGTAGGGCCGAATCAGCAGCGGCTCTGTGCGCTGGCCCAGCGATTCCCCAAGACGCGGTTCTCCTGCCTGGGTGATGACGATGAGGTGCTGACCCAACTGAACCAGGCTGCTGCACAAGCGAACGTGAAGCTGGGCTTCTTCCTCGATTACAACGTTGGTCAGAATCGGACCGGCATGCAGGATATGCCCACCTGGATGGCGAAGGTGATCCAGTGGACACACCTCAGGCTGTGTGGCATGCATCTCTATGACGGCCACAACAATGCACTGGCCCAGGAAGAACGTCGAGCCTTGTCGCAGCGTACGTATCAGCGAGCGGTACAACTGGGGCTCGATCAGCCGGGACAGTCCCTGGAGTTTGTTCTCGGAGGGACACCCGCGTTCCTGCTGCTGACTGATATGATCAAGCACCCGCAGGTATCGTTCTCGCCTGGCACCTGCATCTTGCACGATGCAGGCTACGGGCCGAAGTACCCGGAGCTGGGCTTCACCCCCGCTGCAGCAGTCCTCACCCGCTGCATCAGCAGGCCCGGCCCGAAACTGGTGACCTTCGACATCGGCACCAAAGCCATCTGTGCTGATCCACCGTTCGGCCAGCGGGTGCATCTCGTCGGATTGGAAAACGCAGTGTGTACCCTGCACAACGAAGAGCACTACGTCGTCGAAACCGAGGATGCAGCCAAATGGAAGCCGGGCATGACGACGTATGCCATCCCCAAACACATCTGCCCGACGGTAGCGATGTACGATAAGGCATATGTAGTGGAGGAGGGCAGGGTGACGAAGGAGATTGCGATTGCGGCGCGGGGGCGGTAGTTACACCAAGCAGATGGTTATTACGCAGAGATGACAATGCAAACACCAACCAACACAACGCAAGAGACTACTCCAGTACGCCGGCCTCGCCTCTGGCCCTGGTTTGTCGTTGGGTTCCTGCTCGTGTTCGCTGGGCTACTTGTGTTCTATACGCGATTGCAAATGCACCATTCCGGAGCATACGCGGTGGAGTATCCACTCTGGCGGTACTACGGAAGTGCGATCCCTCGACTGTTTAGTGTGAGGAACCTAGGCCCAGCAACCGCTGCTGATTCGTACCTGCTGCCGACAGTTGCTTTACATTTACTGTTCTCTGCAGGGGGTGGATGTGTAGCCTTAGGTTTAGGCTGGTTAGTACGAAGACATCGAAATCGCTGACAGGTTAAAAGTCACAAGCCACGCGGAAGCCCAAGCCGTTGATCCAGCCATCGCCTGAGCCGCCTTGACCATCGCGGTGGGTGAGGGTGTAGTTGGCTTGCATCTTCATGTTCGGGTTCAGGAACCAGTTGAGGCCTAAGGTTAAGTCCACCAGCCTGCCACCGTCGATGGCTTGATCGTTGAGATCAACATAGCTGATGCGTGCTCCGATCTGCCAGGCACCAGTGCCACCGCAACCAGCGGGGCCGCCGAAGCGGGCGTTGTGCAGGGGAATCACTCGGCCAAAGACACCTTCCTTCTTGTCGTATGATTGGTGTTCACCTGTCAGGAAGAAGAGTACCTGGGCATAGCCACCCTGGAAGAACGCTGTTCCCTGGGGTACTCCGGTTGGTCCCACTGCATCTTGCATGAACTGGCCTGTCCATTCAGCCTGGAACGTCCAGGGACCATACACGCCAGCAAGTTCCGGACTGACAATGAACTGGTTGCTGCCAGGCAGCGTGCCAGTATCAGCCAAGGTGGGAACAGCATAACCAGGGCCGTTACGGAGCGTAGGGCGAATACGCAGGCGGAACTGGTCAGCAACAAGGCTGCCTTGTGCACCACTGAGCCCGACGTGAAGGAGTTGTCTACCTTCGTCTTCATAGACCGGGAGACCACTGATGCGTCCGCTGACGGTGTAGTCACCTACTCCGATGCTGAATGCATTCTGGAGTG
The sequence above is drawn from the Planctomycetia bacterium genome and encodes:
- a CDS encoding YifB family Mg chelatase-like AAA ATPase, producing MLSKLKTFALVGIDAIPVEVEVDVAAGLPKTILVGLPEAAVKESTHRIERALANLGFQRPTGRCVINLAPADLKKDASSFDLPIALGMMIGMGQLVADDLHDLAIVGELALDGTMRPIKGALAMALACRQQGLKRLLVPAMNAREASVVEDIEVYGVSGLNEAFSFLSGQLEIEPMPSGIGDLTNYFNKYDVDFADVRGQDYAKRALVIAAAGGHNVLLSGPPGSGKTMLARRLSTILPPLTPAESLETTRIYSAMGLLTPGKALLTERPYRSPHHTVSNAGLVGGGSTPTPGEISLAHHGVLFLDELPEFNRTTLEVLRQPLEEGRVTISRALRASTFPAHFILVAAMNPCPCGYLGDTRKQCKCAPPMIERYVGKISGPLLDRIDLHVEVPAVPFADLNAPVTKDSIGSAQLREQVQRARAVQSQRFGKDTLRLNGRMSSRLIRQHCVLDAGCQDILRTAVESLGLSARAHDRVLRVARTIADLDGQFSIAPQHVTEALNYRILDRKLWLQG
- a CDS encoding MBL fold metallo-hydrolase, whose amino-acid sequence is MKTIVRLGILVVSLIACIVVASASQEKAISEMKFDEVRELAPGVFFRYSSISATDPKVPFGGSNHAWVVFKDYVVVIDANFPKEASDVIAAIKKTTSKPIRYVLDTHHHGDHAYGNAVWAKEGAKIVGHVNCSRLLQTSGPKQWDDAAKSRPDVAESSLKQVDISFDDTYVLEDETQRVEFHYLGHAHTPGDAVAWLPKHKILCTGDACVNGAFNYTGHAHTASWIKVLEKMQAFDPKLVVPGHGAVTGKDVLDKQKRYFVDLRQHVRTGIDKLKMIDEITSSVEMGWYKDWTGKAAKENKENISHVYEEMKGKIDHSKLGYDRNPAFTPTAGDGGVRVTRR
- a CDS encoding acyl carrier protein, which codes for MKSTCTIREVDGVLKDTICHHCAGLLRWVRAYYQHDEKAINAITPSTSFRQLSTDSLDWADWLTEMEDKLHVILPDQVLDHLFTIGDMIRELRKQGVVWPDNHDLQLLPRSLCSSYHWEVVSRD
- a CDS encoding 4-hydroxy-tetrahydrodipicolinate synthase — encoded protein: MATKGEMFAGVSVAVITPFLNGEVDYPALKKLVDWHIEQGTDCIVPVGTTGEAPTLSHDEHEKVITTVIEHSNKRIKVMAGTGSNSTREAIRLTKFAQKEGADGALMVGPYYNKPTQEGYYQHFKAVTEASDLPVVLYNIPGRTASNILPETICKLGELKSIVAVKEATGSLDQASQIAVGSNLTVLSGDDSLTLPLMSIGGRGVVSVVGNIVPRDMQAMVRAYLKGDHATALQWHRKLFPLCRDLLGIATNPIPVKTAMKLLGRDRGEFRLPMTPLDAAGEAKIKKTLGEYGLV
- a CDS encoding D-TA family PLP-dependent enzyme, with the protein product MNAFLLHDTNSIPSPSLLFGWAGIQSNLQRMIAIAGSPARLRPHMKTHKTKEITQLYLQAGIAKHKCATLREAEVLAECGAADVLIAYPMVGPNQQRLCALAQRFPKTRFSCLGDDDEVLTQLNQAAAQANVKLGFFLDYNVGQNRTGMQDMPTWMAKVIQWTHLRLCGMHLYDGHNNALAQEERRALSQRTYQRAVQLGLDQPGQSLEFVLGGTPAFLLLTDMIKHPQVSFSPGTCILHDAGYGPKYPELGFTPAAAVLTRCISRPGPKLVTFDIGTKAICADPPFGQRVHLVGLENAVCTLHNEEHYVVETEDAAKWKPGMTTYAIPKHICPTVAMYDKAYVVEEGRVTKEIAIAARGR